The genomic region GCGacgtcaccgcacgaagaggcaaaaacagacctacccccatcgcgacgtcccccaaaggctaattttctagcccctgctatctgcttacttgctaacccggtctgctaactgctagcttgccggGCCCGGtttgctaactgctagccctggctaactgcttgcttgctaacccggtccgCTAAATGCTAGCTTGccccggtctactaactgctagcttccggccccggcctgctaactgctagcttaccTGCCCGGTATGTAACTGCTAGCccatgctaactgcttgcttgctaacccggcctgctaactgctagcttgccccggtctactagctgctagcttgtttagccccggcctactaactgttagcttgttagcatcggcctgctaactgtctgaatcgccatgtccccatccagcccaaccactcactggacccatatatgttcacttggctacgcatgcctctctctaatatcaatatgccttgtccattactgtcctggttagtgattactgtcttatttcactgtagagcctctagccctgctcaatatgccttaaccaaccatgttgttccacctcctacgtatgcgatgacatcacatacaaactaagcttgatgccctcaatctcacacaaattatcaatgaacctaccaggtacaaccccaaatcagtaaacacgggcaccctcatagatgtcatcctaactaattcgccctccaaatacacctctgctgttttcaatcaagatatcagcgatcactgcctcattgcctgcatccgtaatgggtctgcgaccaaacgaccacccctcatcactgtcaaacgccccctgaaacacttctgcgagcaggcctttctaatcgacctggccggggtatcctggaatgacatagacctcatcccgtcagcagaggatgcctggatattctttaaaagtgccttcctcaccatcttaaataagcatgcccctctcaaaaaatgtagaactaggaatagatacagtccttggttcactccagacctgtctgcccttgaccagcacaaaaacatcctgtggcgttctgcattagtatcgaatagcccccgtgatatgcaacttttcagggaagttagtaacaaatatacacaggcagttagaaaagctaaggcaaactttttcaaacagaaatttgcatcctgtagtacaaactcaaaaaaattctgggacactgtaaagtccatggagaataagagcacctcctcccacctgcccactgctctgaggctaggaaacactgtcaccaccgataaatccactataattgagaatttcaataagcatttctctacggctggccatgctttccatatggctacccctaccccggtcaactgcccggcacccctACCATTTCTCCTTTATCCAAATCCAGatggctgatgttctgaaagagctgcaaaatctgggcccctacaaatcagccgggctagactacctggaccctctatttctaaaatgatctgccgaaattgttgcaacccctattactagcctgttcaacctctctttcgtatcgtctgagattcccaaagattggaaggctgcgcggtcatccccctcttcataaccgacatcgataagagacattactgtgcagccgtattcatcgacctggccaaggctccgactctgtcaatcacaacattcttattggcagactcgacagccttggtttctcaaatgattgcctcgcctggtttaccaactacttctctgatagaattcagtgtgtcaaatcggagggcctgttgtccggacctctgacagtctctatgggtgtgccacagggttcaattctcgggccagacgacaccattctgtatacttctggcccctccttggatactgtgttaactaacctccagacgagcttcaatgccatacaacttccgtggcctccaactgctcttaaatgcaagtaaaactaaatgcatgctattcaatcgatcactgcccgcacctgctcgcccgtccagcatcactactctagacggctctgacttagaatacgtggacaactacaaatacctgggtgtctggttagactgtaaactctccttccagacttatattaagcatctccaatccaaaattaaatctagaatcggcctcCTATATCGCaaaaaaagcatccttcactcatgttgccaaacataccctcgtaaaactgaccatcctaccgatcctcgacttcggtgatgtcatctataaaatagcctccgacactctactcaacaaactggatgcagtctatcacagtgccatccgtttggtcaccaaagccccatacactacccaccattgcgacctgtacgctctcgttgattggccctcgcttcatactcgtcaccaaacccactggctacaggttatctacaagtctctgctaggtaaagccccgccttatctcagctcactggtcaccatagcagcacccactcgtagcacgcgctccagcaggtatatttcactggtcacccccaaagccaattcctcctttggtcgtctttccttccagttctctgctgcccatgactggaacgaattgcaaaaatctctgaagctggagactcacatctccctcactagctttaagcaccagctgtcagagcagcttacagatcactgcacctgtacatagcccatctgtaaacagcccatctatctacctacctcatccccatactggtatttatttatttatttatttagctcatttgcagcccagtatctctacctgcacaatcatcttctgccgatctaccattccagtgtttaattgctcttttgtaattacttcgccaccatggcctatttatttccttaacttacctcatttgcattcactgtatatatactttttgttttcttttgatctactgtattattgactatgttttgtttattccatgtgtaactctgtgttgttgtatgtgtcgaattgctacgctttatcttggccaggtcgcagttgcaaatgggaacttgttctcaactagcctacctggttaaataaaggtgaaataaataaatgaataaagaAGCCTTCCTCAGCGATGATGGTGGTGAGTGAGTTATAATAGGGGATAATGGCTGTAAAAAATGGAGGGAGGCTATAGATACTGAGCTGAGAGGGGAAAGGGTTTGGACACATGGAATGCCTGGCAAAGGTTGTCTAACGCAGGTATCTCATAATTCCTCCTCTCCCACCAAAGTCCCACCCCAGCTAATGCTTTTCAAAGCTGTTTCCTATAGTGAATAAACAACTATGATGGTCAAATGTCTTCCAGATAAGGAGTTTTTCATTTTTCCATTTTCATCAAAAGGGATAGGTACTTGTGAAGGAGAATTAAAAATagtctctacatttacatttacatttaagtcatttagcagacgctcttatccagagcgacttacaaattggtgctttcaccttataaGCCCCCTGACTTATATCTAGTCCAAGTGAAGGCTTCTCCTTCACAGTACTGTAACTATTACTAATGGTGAACAGGACTAGCACAGGTCTGCAATGACAGTATCCTGTGAAGTGTGATGAACTTGTCAAGAGTTGGAGCAGAAGATGCAAACCCAAAGCAGGTTAACAGACTAATGACTCAAACTTGAAAAAAATGAACAAATAGCATTTCCACAGTAAATTCCCTCGGTGCTTTTCAACATTTTTCATCAACAATATTTGTCTTCCCTACCCAGCTTACACATACTTCTACAAGGGCTCCAAGTACTGGAGGTTTGATAACCAGAAGATGAAGGATGACCCAGACTACCCCAGATCCATCCTTAAAGACTTTATGGGCTGTGATGGAGCCCCAGGcgtgaacccagatacagatgacaCAGTTACAGGCCGCAAGTGGCCAACAGTGGACCAGCCAAAACCACAACCACCAGTTGGCTCAGTCCCAGatgaggtggacagagagaccaaTTAGGATTACACCAACGATGTGGATTATGAACCTGATGCGAAGGACAAAGGGGTGGATGTGGTGGTGAGGATGGCTGAGAACGAGGCCAAGGTTATGACCCTGATCATAGTGACCGTGCCCCTGGTCCTGGTGCTGTTCATCCTACTATTGATCTATGCTATTATCAACACCCTGCAGAAGAAAAGAGGCGCCCAGACTTTTGGTCCACTGCAAACGATCCCTGCAGGAGTGGGTTTGATCTGCTCCAGAAATGGattcacacacacgcaaacacatacacacaccatacataGGCACATTCCATTTGAACATTCCATTTGAACACAAGCATTACATAAAAATACAAGCACACAGTTTCCCTATCTTTCCTCCATGGTGCTTTACCCAATCTTGATTTAAGCCTGTTTATAACAGATAATATGCACTTTTAACGTCCCGTGTTTAGATTTTTGTTAGTTGCGGTTGTAGTTTTAAGCGTGTTTAGCTACAGATTTCCGTGAATGTCCTTATAAAACAGAGTGGTGGTGCGTGAATGTTTAACTGttgtgtgtgctgtgttctgtTAACACAAGACCACCGTCTCCCACTGTGTCTTTCCTCTAGGGGGGGTAGTACCCTAGCAGAGCTATAGCCTATGCAGACTAGTAGGCCTAGGCCATCTCCATTGGAAGACCATAAAAAATTGAGACGAACATTGTGAAATTAAAATTCCCTAAATTATCAACCTCTCTATTAAGCCATGTCTCTCCCTGCAATGTTTGTTTTTCTGGATAGGAGGGGTTCTGCAATTGACTGGTGCAATTAGGTTGCTGATAGGCTGGGAAAGATGGGGTGACTTCATTTCTGTGCTTGGCCAATGAGGTTACTCGATGGAAGTTGGGGCACTCCGAGGGAAATTAAGGTGTGTGACTGGAGGTAGGCTTATTGCTCAGATACAAATAAACAGGTGTTTTACATTCAGGTAATCACCTAGGTCTATGGTAATTACAGCTCCAGGCCTTTCGATCTGTTGAGTATATAAggctactttttttttttgtattcttCAGACAGGGCTATGTTACTTTGACCTTCCAGTAATTCAAGTCAgtacaaaaataaatatatattttgggaaCAGATTGCAAATAACCAATGGCGCTCAAATTCAACTTGAAGGTGTGTAGATACTGTTATGCTTGTATTGAAACAAAAGGACACGTTTAGaaactacaatgtagaaaattaatTAAACTTGTTAAATGTCATGTAGGTTAATTACTGTGGAATTTACCAGGTATTTTTGGTCCTCGTCATTTTCTGCTGTGACCGTGTCCTTGGTGAGAAACACATTTGTCTGATTTCTATAGCTTGCGAGTATTTACTTGATAATTTCATGAGTGGCCTCCATTGATGTCATGTTTTCTCTCAGGAATATGCACTGTCACACACTGCACTGACACAACCAAGTGTTTGCTATCCCTCGACAAAAGCAACTGCAAATGTGCTGTTGGCTACTATGGAGACCTGTGTGACAAAGGTTTAAACATTTTGGTAGACCAGAATAACTACAATAGTTCTATTGGAATTTGTTCTAAAACtgtgttttaatttattttagtTGCTACCATCAATGTCATGTGTGGCAAAGACTACATTACTATCATGGTGAATGAGGACTTTTTCCAGTACTACAAAGTACCTATGGAATCTCTGCACTTGAAGAATGAGTCTTGTCGTGCCCAAAAGGAGGTTATGTCTGATGTCCCATACTACATTGTGCGGATATCAAAGGATCAGTACGTTTCCTGTGGCGGTAAACCACTGGAGGTAAGTATGATTCATCCCACACTTCATATTATCCTTTGATAATCCTGTCTCAGAAAAGGCCTAATCTCAAGGCTCAACACACTGATCTATAGTTGTCATGCGCCGATTTGAGGGCAGAGGTTTTCACCCTTGTTATCGCAGCAAGTCCAAGTGGTGACTTATTTATGAAGCTGGAAGTTTGTTTTTACTGTCATTGTGCTCTCTCTTTTTACAACAGAAAAACATCACTCACATTGCATATGCCTTAACTCTCATGTCGGCCCCTCAAGTCTATGGAAATATAATAAGAGACCCAATGATAAAAATTGAGTACACGTGTATCTACCCATACATCCGCACTGTCAGTTTGCCGTACCCCATCATCCCCTTCTCTAGGTAAGGCCCACTCTCTAAAAATTGACTTGATCACAACTTAATGTACTTGAAGTTTGTCTTGGTCTATTACTGGAACGACCTAACAAGTAGACTCACTTGAGATGCAATTTGTCACATTGCCTTATTATTTGATACTCGGGTTTCCTCTCCAGGAACAATTCTGGGCTCTAGTTTGAGCCTGTACAATAGGTCCAGGAGTTATTCTTGCTAGTCTGACATTACTGATGTTCCAGCTGTTGATGGTGTTAAAGGTAAATGTTATACTAATCTTGGTTATTATTTCTCAATTCCCTTTGTGAAAGCCACCACTGTCTTGTAACCCTCCATGGCTAGTTGTAGGTGGTTGGTTGGAATTGAGAAAtgctgtttatttcacttttgccaTGTGACGCAATCTTGATTTCAATTATTCTCATTGATTGAGACCGGTGGGTGTCCACAAGTGCTGCATGTCATGAGTGTGACTCAGAAAAAAAAGCTGTGTTGAATGACACTTGTCTGTCTCAATGGGAGAAGATTTGAAATGGGGAAGATAGTGGCATACACCGTTGTTGCATTACTTCCTCGAGGATAATGTATTGACTTTAACTGGGCATTTTCTAAATTCCAACAAACCACCTGCACCTAGCCGTGAACTTTTAGAAGACAGTTGTGGCTTTCAAGTGGGGCATTGAGGAATATTCACTTAGTGAGTGTTGGTAGAATATTTTGCTTACCCTTAATTTGTTTTATTTGTACCTTTATTAATACTACCTAGGTAGCAACCGCCATCTGGGACAGCGAGTAATGTCGGACTAACCACTGATTTATAAGCAGAAGTTCTTCCGGTTCAGGTAATGTGGATATGACAAGCATTTCTCTCACAGTAATCCTGTGCTGTTTTGGTTCAGTGAGACTGTGATGCGGATGGGTGAGTTGGATGCCAAGGTGGAGATGGCCCTCTTCACAGATCACACCTACACAGAGGCGTTCCAAAGCTCACCGCTGATCCACCTCCGGGACAGGGTGTATGTGGAGATCAAGGTCGTGGAGCTGGAGGACGTCTTCCACTTGAGGGTGAATGAATGCTGGGCCACACAGTCCCCCAAACCcaaccagacagacagctctgttcACACCCTGCTGCGCAATGGGTGAGTGGACAATCAACATTTATCCCTGGGAACATGTACGCCTACTTCTGCTCTTGAAACATGGCATGAACAATTCATTTAGCATGCTGTGAGCAATTCAGTTGAGCTGAGGTCAATTTGGCATGTCTGACTAATTGTGGCAGAATAGTGTTAAATTTGATGAAGGTCTTGGATTTACTCAACCCAAGACACTCCCCCTCACAGGTGTGTGAATGACGAAACTGTCACCTTTCTCAATACGACAATGGGCGCCAATGGAGAGGCCTCAACCATCCGGTACAGCTTTGACATGTTCCGCTTTGTTGTGGAGCCTCATGACCTGTACCTGCACTGCGCAGTGCGCTTGTGCTCCCTGGACGATGACGAACCCTGCATTCCTGTAAGTTCACTGGCCTTTGGTGCAGCGGGCTAAGGCACTGCATAGCGGTGCTAGCagtgtcactacagatcctggttcaattccaggttTAGTCGCTGCGaacgggagacccatgaggcggcgcacaattggcccagtgttgtccgggttaggggagggtttggctggccgggttgtccttgtcccatcgtgctctagcgactcctgtggcaggccaggcgcaatgcacactgacacggtcgccaggtgtacggtgtttccttcgacacgttggtgcggctgACTTCCGGGTTAAGTAAGcattgtcaagaagcagtgcggttcggcggggttgtgtttcggaggacgcacagcTCTCGCCCTTCGCCTCTCCACAGTCTGTACGGGAGTCGCAGCAATGGGACTAGACTAACTACCACTTGGATACAATGAAATTGGGATGACAAAAGGGGTTAAAAATGCTCAAATATAATTTCTATTCATGAAGAAAATGCCTTTTCAGAAGTTGGCATGGCATACAAGATTGTCTTTTATTAATGCTTTACTGCTACAGGAGTGCAAATCTATAACCAAGAGGGCAGCAGTGCGTGGAGACCCAACTCATGGTCTACTGTCATATGGACCAATCAGGATTGACATACAAGACCGACCCCAATCTAGTAAGGATTTGTGTTTCGTTATCTACATAAGATTAAAATATATTCTTGCCGGGCTCAAATATTGCCCTTGCTCACTCTACTTgcctgcatttaaaaaaaatgattgTGACGTAGACCAGAGGGCTATACTACAAAAGCTCAACATGGGTATATGTTTTTGGTTGAGTCATTCTTTCAGTTTTCAAAATGGTTATGTAAGACTTTAGGCACGTTAGCTGGCTAAATCATTGATCCTAcattgtagtatacccctctgggCTCATGTTGCAGCTAGAGGCAGGGTGGTGTGAGGTGTTTTCAACAGTCTTGACTTTGTTCCAGATCTGCTGCTGCTGATGATTCCTGTGGCTGGCATCTGGGTCCTGGGCCTCTTCCTCCTCGCCCTAATCACCATCGCTAAGGCAGGAAACCGACGACTGTCACAGCTAGCAAACCGCTGACATCCAACatgaataaaaataataatttctaTGACAATTAAATGAGTCCTCTCTGCAGAAATGTTGTGCCTTTGACATTTTATAAACATGACTTACCACAGAGCTCTGAGCATTCAGCCCTGTAGTTCAATGTGGCTGTGGGTTACAAACAAGTTCAAACATGAGTTACTGGTTTAAATCATGACTGGTCTCATCAAACACCAACTCCTATTATAGTGTCACTCGATTTGATCAAATAGTGTAGTGATTCTTAGTTATCAGCAGATGGCAATAGGAGCCAACTGAGGGGTCGGTCTATAATTCATCCCCAGGGGGAGCGGAGTTTATTTTCAAGAGAAATTGCTTTGTCTAATAGACTTCCCACAGTATGTAGGCTACATTAATTTTCCTCCCGATCTCTCTAGCAGTCACTGCTCTGTTTGTATTCTCAGAAGGCAGTGAGTTTATTGGACTATCAATGTAATCCAGGATAGCCTGCAAGAGGCATGCGGTGGTTTAACTAAAATCTTACAGACCTTCTGGGTACTTGGAAGTAACTTGTAAGACAAT from Oncorhynchus nerka isolate Pitt River unplaced genomic scaffold, Oner_Uvic_2.0 unplaced_scaffold_4150, whole genome shotgun sequence harbors:
- the LOC115115526 gene encoding uromodulin-like; the protein is MALKFNLKVFLVLVIFCCDRVLGICTVTHCTDTTKCLLSLDKSNCKCAVGYYGDLCDKVATINVMCGKDYITIMVNEDFFQYYKVPMESLHLKNESCRAQKEVMSDVPYYIVRISKDQYVSCGGKPLEKNITHIAYALTLMSAPQVYGNIIRDPMIKIEYTCIYPYIRTVSLPYPIIPFSSETVMRMGELDAKVEMALFTDHTYTEAFQSSPLIHLRDRVYVEIKVVELEDVFHLRVNECWATQSPKPNQTDSSVHTLLRNGCVNDETVTFLNTTMGANGEASTIRYSFDMFRFVVEPHDLYLHCAVRLCSLDDDEPCIPECKSITKRAAVRGDPTHGLLSYGPIRIDIQDRPQSNLLLLMIPVAGIWVLGLFLLALITIAKAGNRRLSQLANR